From the Helicoverpa armigera isolate CAAS_96S chromosome 16, ASM3070526v1, whole genome shotgun sequence genome, one window contains:
- the LOC110384478 gene encoding brachyurin — MKFLAVTLLALAAVASARNVGLQDVIDLEDLTAYGYLAKIGAPLAEEIRIAEEEAIRNPSRISGGSAASLGQFPYQAGLLASFDLGRGVCGGSLVSAQRVLTAAHCWFDGENQAFSVEVVLGSIRLYSGGVRLHSNNVVMHENWMPSVIRNDVAIIYLPSAVSFSDNIAPIALPAGDELNELFVGDIATASGFGRTGDAASGAITTSQFLSHVDVPVISNNVCRLSFLILQSSNICINTAGAKSTCRGDSGGPLTVERNNRKILIGVTSFGSARGCQVGAPAAFARVTSYVSWINQRL, encoded by the exons ATGAAGTTCTTGGCTGTGACTCTATTGGCTTTGGCAGCGGTAGCCTCCGCAAGGAACGTTGGTCTTCAAGATGTAATTGATCTTGAAGATCTGACAGCATATGGCTACCTGGCCAAAATCGGTGCTCCTTTGGCCGAAGAGATTCGCATAGCCGAGGAAGAAGCCATTCGCAACCCATCCAGAATATCCGGTGGCTCTGCAGCTAGCCTTGGACAATTCCCTTACCAG GCTGGTCTATTGGCAAGCTTTGACCTGGGCAGGGGTGTGTGCGGTGGTTCTCTGGTCAGCGCACAAAGAGTGCTTACCGCTGCTCACTGTTGGTTTGATGGTGAAAACCAAGCCTTCAGCGTCGAAGTGGTCCTGGGATCAATTCGTTTGTACTCTGGTGGTGTCAGGTTGCATTCAAACAATGTTGTGATGCACGAAAACTGGATGCCTAGTGTTATTCGTAATGACGTCGCCATCATCTACTTGCCTTctgctgtttctttttctg ACAACATCGCCCCCATCGCTCTTCCCGCTGGTGACGAGCTCAACGAACTGTTTGTAGGAGATATCGCTACCGCGTCTGGCTTCGGACGTACCGGTGATG CTGCTTCAGGAGCCATCACTACAAGCCAGTTCTTAAGTCACGTGGATGTGCCTGTGATCTCGAACAACGTGTGCCGCCTATCCTTCTTGATCTTGCAATCATCCAACATTTGCATCAACACCGCTGGTGCTAAGAGCACCTGCAGGGGAGACTCTGGTGGTCCTCTTACTGTAGAAAGGAACAACAGAAAAATCTTG ATCGGTGTGACCTCTTTCGGATCTGCCCGTGGTTGCCAAGTCGGAGCGCCTGCTGCCTTCGCCAGAGTTACCTCTTACGTCAGCTGGATCAACCAACGTCTTTGA